In Paenibacillus sonchi, the genomic stretch CAAAACAAGGTATCTCCGGATTGTGCAGACCGGCTCGGGAGGGAATTACTGGTCCATTCATGAAATGCAAGTCTATTCAAGAGAATAAGCCCATCCGAATAACCTCCGTGGATTTATGGACCACTGGGGTTTTTTACTGTGAATTGGGAAAGCTGAAATAAGGGCAAGCGTTGCTTTGGGACTAGCGGGTATGGGGTAATAACGTACATATCAGACCAGCCTGGTGTGAAGAGCGTGACTTACAAGAAAGGCGGTACCTCAGATATGACTCATCTTGCGGACAATATTATTTTATTGCTGGCAGCGCTGCTGCTGGCCGGTGTGCTCTCTACCAAATTCTCCACGCGCTTTGGCATGCCCGCACTAGTGCTGTTCATCGCCGCGGGAATGGTGCTTAGCCGCTTTGTGTATTTCAACAATGCCTCGCTCACGCAGGTTGCCGGTATTTTTGCGCTGATTGTCATTTTGTTTGAGGGCGGGATGCAGACCAGCATCAAGGACATTCGGCCGATCATGGCCCCTGCACTTTCTTTGGCGACGGTGGGCGTGCTGCTTACAACAGCGATTGTAGGAGTTTTCGCAAGGTTTGTGCTGGATGTGCCATGGGCGGAAAGTCTGTTGTTCGGAGCCATTGTGGGCTCCACTGATGCGGCGGCGGTATTCTCTGTCCTCGGCGGCAAAAATATTGACAAGCGCCTGACGTCTACGCTTGAGGCGGAGTCAGGCAGCAACGACCCCATGGCAGTGTTTCTGACCGTATCGCTGATTGAATGGATTCAGCATCCTGATACCGCCATCTGGAGCCTCCTGCTGTCTTTTGTATGGGAGATGGGGATAGGACTGGTGATGGGAGTAGCGGTCGGTAAGCTTGCCGTTTATCTGATCAACCGGATTAATCTCGATTCTACCGGGCTCTATCCGGTCATGGCGATTGGGTTCGCCGTGCTGGCCTATGGACTTGCAGCCATGGTCCATAGCAGCGGCCTGCTGGCGGTATATGTCATAGGCCTGACTTTGGGAAATTCCGAGCTGATGTATCACCGGACGATCATGAATTTTAACCACGGCTTCGCATGGATGATGCAAATTGCCATGTTCACACTGCTGGGGCTGCTTGTGTTTCCGAATGAACTGGCGGACATTGCCTGGGAGGGCCTTCTGCTGTCCGTTATTCTTATGCTGATTGCAAGGCCGGCGGGAGTATTCCTGAGCCTGCTGTTTGCCAGATTCTCATTCCGGGAGAAAACATTGATCTCCTGGGCGGGCCTGCGCGGCGCGGTACCGATTGTACTCGCGACTTATCCGCTGCTGGCGGGACTTCCGCAAGGGCGGTTATTCTTTAATGTTGTATTTTTTGTGGTATTGACCTCGGCGGTCATTCAGGGGACAACCATTTCTCCGCTGGCCTCCCGGTTAAGGCTTGTCGGAAAAGACGATGCCCAGCCTTCGCTTATGGAGCTGGTGGCGCTCGGCAAGACGGATTCTGAATTCAATCATATTGCCATTGACAGGCATATGCCTATAGCCGGGATGCAAATCGCGCAGATAGGGCTTCCCGAGGATATTCTCTTCACCGCCATCATCCGTAATAAAAGTATTGTGACCCCGCATGGGAACACAGTCATCGAACCGGGAGACACAGTATATGTGCTCAGTCCAAAATCAAAGCGTGACGAGATGCGGGCCTTCTTCCGCAGCGGTAAAGGAAAGGTGGCAGAATCCAATCTGCCGATAATGTAATCTTATCTGCCGCAATGGAGTAATTTATGTCAATTCGGCAGCATTTGGCTAAATGTGATAGAAATAATAGGTGCAGAAAGGGGAGTGTGCTAGAATTTGCAGCAGTTCCATGTCATATGAATCGGACACCGTTATTTCAGGATAGCTTGCAATACTCTAAGCAATATGTTAAATTGTATATAGATTTAGAATGAGTCTAAATACAAATAACAAATAAATAAGCCATAGGAGGTTATTCGAATGAGTACACAAATCAAGAGTCATACTGAACTGCACACTGCCTTAAACCGTCAGACCGCAAATTGGACGCTGCTGGGAGTGAAGCTGCATCATTACCACTGGTATGTGAGCGGGCCGCAATTCTTCACGCTCCACGCTAAATTTGAAGAGCTGTATACAGAAGCTGCCACATATGTGGATGATCTGGCTGAGCGCCTTCTGGCCATCGGAGGCCAACCGGCTTCAACGATGACACAATATCTGGCTCTCTCCGATCTTAAAGAAGCTTCTGGAGGAGAAACCGCACAGGAAATGGTAGCCCAGCTGGTTAAGGACTTTGCTGTTGTGACCGGGGAATTGAAGAGCACGATCTCGGCTGCGGAAGAACTGGGCGACCAGCCTACTGCCGACCTGCTGACTGGAATAAGAACCAGCGTGGAGAAATCCGCCTGGATGCTGAACGCATTCTTGGCTTAAATCCAAGCTGCAGCATCAACAAAGAGCGCCGCGCGAAGAGATTCGCGCGGCGCTCTTTTACAATCGAATAACCGATATCGGGGTTACTTGATGAAGACCCCGCCAAAGGGCAAGGCTTCACGCAGAAAACGCTTGATAATGCCGTCCTCATTATTATCGCGTTCGAAGCGGCGGCTCTGGCGTCCGGCCTGAAACATTACCGGCCCGTGGCCGGTCATTTTCCAGTGATAGCTCATATGCTGGCTGGCTAAGTGATTGCCGTAGACGGTCAGCTCCAGCTTGGCGTTTTCGGGGTAAGCAATGATACTGCCAGCGTCCACATACAGCGGATCAAAGGGGTGCAGCTCGGCTTCACATACGGTTCCCTCGGTCAGAATGCCGATGCTGCCCGGCCCCGAGAACTTAACCTTGATCACATCGCGTGTAACAAGCATATTCTTCATGCTCAGGACCCTGGTCTGCATAGTAATTCCTTTGCTGTAGAAGAACAGATGCCTGAAGTCATAGAGCAGATCGCTTTTCCCGTCCAGCTGGAAGGTTTTGACCCTGTAGCCGGGAGGCAGGGCGGCAACGAAGCGGCAAGGGCCGGTCATATCCGAGCGGATCAGCTTCCGTTTGCGGTACATTCCCTTGACATCCATCAGCCTGTCCGCGCGGCCTGAAGAAGGGCCCTGA encodes the following:
- a CDS encoding potassium/proton antiporter; this translates as MTHLADNIILLLAALLLAGVLSTKFSTRFGMPALVLFIAAGMVLSRFVYFNNASLTQVAGIFALIVILFEGGMQTSIKDIRPIMAPALSLATVGVLLTTAIVGVFARFVLDVPWAESLLFGAIVGSTDAAAVFSVLGGKNIDKRLTSTLEAESGSNDPMAVFLTVSLIEWIQHPDTAIWSLLLSFVWEMGIGLVMGVAVGKLAVYLINRINLDSTGLYPVMAIGFAVLAYGLAAMVHSSGLLAVYVIGLTLGNSELMYHRTIMNFNHGFAWMMQIAMFTLLGLLVFPNELADIAWEGLLLSVILMLIARPAGVFLSLLFARFSFREKTLISWAGLRGAVPIVLATYPLLAGLPQGRLFFNVVFFVVLTSAVIQGTTISPLASRLRLVGKDDAQPSLMELVALGKTDSEFNHIAIDRHMPIAGMQIAQIGLPEDILFTAIIRNKSIVTPHGNTVIEPGDTVYVLSPKSKRDEMRAFFRSGKGKVAESNLPIM
- a CDS encoding Dps family protein, with amino-acid sequence MSTQIKSHTELHTALNRQTANWTLLGVKLHHYHWYVSGPQFFTLHAKFEELYTEAATYVDDLAERLLAIGGQPASTMTQYLALSDLKEASGGETAQEMVAQLVKDFAVVTGELKSTISAAEELGDQPTADLLTGIRTSVEKSAWMLNAFLA
- a CDS encoding AIM24 family protein; the protein is MNIDVQDEGDSGSGQAVAFTVDVNEEIHVLHPQQIIAYQGPSSGRADRLMDVKGMYRKRKLIRSDMTGPCRFVAALPPGYRVKTFQLDGKSDLLYDFRHLFFYSKGITMQTRVLSMKNMLVTRDVIKVKFSGPGSIGILTEGTVCEAELHPFDPLYVDAGSIIAYPENAKLELTVYGNHLASQHMSYHWKMTGHGPVMFQAGRQSRRFERDNNEDGIIKRFLREALPFGGVFIK